The DNA segment AAAAAACGAGTACTGGGTTAAGGAATTAGTGAATTACACACGAGGATTCAAAACTGAAGTTACCAAAATTCACGTGGCCGTCTTACCTAAAAGGGACTCTGACCTTCCTATTCAGTGGATTGTTCTGTGCTTAAAATTTTGTGACTCATAAGCCCATATATCTAAACCAAAGGCTTGCCATGTTAAAATTATAAATAATCTGCACATCCAATCCAAATCCTTAATATAATGGGTGGAGCAGCCGGACAATGATAAAGCTCATCTGCAACTCTTAACATGGTGCGGCATGTTGTGTATCTGTAACATTATTTCGCATATGTAATCTCAACAACTTGAGTTTTAATGTGGCTCGTAGGTTGAAAAGTGAGTTTAGAGCAAAGAGATTAGGATCAACAAGTTGAAGAAGGTATCTGGAGGATTGAAGCATCGAAACTGGGTTAAACGAGTAGAGAAAAGAACCTACAATAGAGCTAGTGGCTAGTTGAGTTGAGTAGACTGAGCCAAGTGCAAAGCGACTAATTGGGTAGAGACAATGTACAATTGGACTAGAAGTAGAGAGAAAACGGTTGATTGAACAGATTTACATAGAGAACATTTTTACTTAAGATTAGCTCTGTTACCTTGTAAAAGAACCGGAGTATTGAAGCCAAAACCTTATGATATGTGTGAAGCAGCCTAGGTCATAATGTAACTTTTTGGAAACTTTAGACTGATGCATGACATTGTATCTAACAAACTATGACAAAACCCGCAGAAAAAGAAAATTGACAGAAGTGGTGTTGGGGCTAAAATCTTTTGGATGAGGGCATTCCCATCATGCAAAACGTTATGCTTCATTCTTGAGGGGTGGAAGTTAATAGTATCGATGTAACACTATGTGCCCGCTATTACTTCTGCTTCTAGCTCCTTTCACGTGCTGGAGTAAGTATCTTCCTTGTATTTgagcatgacttgagcttaagtgTTAACTATCTGCTATACCACTATTATAGACAGAAAGGATCACATTTAATTATGATGTAGGAGCAGATTTCTGTTGAGAGTTAAAGATCTGAAGGCATATaaagtgttttttttcttttagcaCAACATTTGATTCATGACATTAAACATTACCAAGAAATTTTAAGAGATATGGAGAACTTGTTCCTCACTCATAGTAATTCATGTTTCTTATTTGAAAAATACCACAGATGATTGTCTCTCTTGCAATCGCATATACGCATGAAACCTGCTCAGTGCTGATACTTAGCCGTATGGGTTATTTCATGAGTTAAAAGCCAATAAATGTATTAACACATAGTATAAACTGTCTGTGCGTAATTTTAAGCTATCTTTATATTGAACTATACTTCACAATCAGATATTCAGTTCTAGAGTACAATTAACTATGGATTAACTAATGTTAATGATAGTTCATCACTAAATTATATATGAAAGGAGCTAGCAGTTAAAGTTTATTTATGTAGTCCGAAagcttttcaaaatattattttacTTGAGCTAGTGTCATGTTCATTATAAACAATGTTAATCTGTGTGAAATAACCAATTTATGTtagcaaaaagaaaaagatggTTTTCTACAAATGTACCTTAGCTTAGCTTTCGCTCTGCCTTGAGTGAGGACTTTTGATTCTTTTCTTCATTGCAAGGAACTTCGATTATATTGCCCTTCATAAAGCTTTTCTTCATTATTCTTTCATAGGATATCAGATTAGTGAATTAAAGTATCACTTCCTAATTTGGTCACTTTGTTATTGTAATTGCTTCACTTTTCTAATTTGTGAGCATAACTATTGGAATGTTGTAACACAAGTTCATTCGAATTCCAGGTTTTGCATGGAGATGCTATCCTGGATACGTTACAGGTCTGTTTTTCAAGTATAATTGAACGTTAACTTGGTGATCATTTACTTAATCCTTTCACTTGTTCAGGAGTGCACTATTCTGAGTGGAGACGTGATAATACGTCATTTAGCAGCTGAACTAAAGCCAGagtttgttgtttttcttgtATCCGACGCATTGTTATGTAGAGAGTGCATTCTGATACTGTTCATGCTGGAGATTTGCAAATAAGAATAGTTACTCCATAAGACTTTCTAGATTCTTCATTTTTACACGAATGTGCTAATTATGCTTGAGACATAAATGTCACATTGAGAAAATAGTCTTAAAGTGGGTCCGAATGCTCTTTCTAGCATAATATCTCTGTAAAACTATGAGAAGACATCATCCCTGTGTTATATGTGAAGGTCCATTTACAATCTTTTCGGAAACATTGCCTTCAAACCTGCAATCTGTTTTCAGATTTAAAAGGCATTGTAGATTCTATTTCTAGATCCATCTCAGGATAACAGATTTGCGTCTAGGTGCTTTCAGTCTTGCACAAAATGAATACAGAACCACTAACTTGGCCTGACAGACATAAGCTGTTACTTTTCATCTCATCTCTGTGGTTCTGTCTTTGATCAACATGAGATCATGTTCTGTAAATGCTATCCTATACATCTTGAGTGAAGACGGATGTACTTGGCGTATATGATCGTCCACCAGTAGAACCTGGCGCTATACTTATCCAAGAAATTGGTAAATGCCCATTAGCGCTAGAGTTGGGTTCATTGTTTTGAATATATTACTTTCCGTAGAGCATCTACAGTAAGCTGTATCATATTGAGATGAGAAATGTTTACTTGTGACAGCTGTACGTGAAGATGGAAGCTGGTCGGTAGTGAAACCTAGATTAGAGGACACAAGCAAGCCAGGTCAGTGTAGAGCGATCGTATTGTCTCATCAATTTTGCTTACTCTGGGAACTGAATATGCATTTGAACACCAATGTAGCTTATTCTCAATCTGCAAATTCCTCAATATTGATAGTCATAAAACAAGCCCACAATTATGTATGAGAAAGCCAGACCCAAAAGGAGAAGATTATACTGTTGGGGCTGCGAATCTGATTGCCTTGTGTGCGTAATGAGTATAAGTACATCTGTTCTTACCGTAAATTGTGACTGAAGAAGACAGTGTCATTCTGGATTAGCTGCTTATGTCTTAATCAAGGCACTAAACAACTTAACTTGCATTCAACTATCTTTCAGAGACAATTTGTTTATTCATCATTCCTCAATCTTTCATCAACAGTTGAATTCAGTGTAGCTGCCCATGATACAACTGGTGGGATGGTGACAAAGATAACAGAAGCCGCTATGATTGCAAAGCTTGGAATCGATGTCTACATAACAAAGGTAATATGTAATCCCGGAAAGCCACTGAGGGTGAAAAAATACAGCCTATGCCAACTAGTTTGAGATTAAGGACTGATATATTATTTCTTTCTTGTGTGTTGAGAAAgaagtgaggattcatatagttgatcccaacttgtttgggactaaggcgtagttgttgttgttgttgttttcttgTGTGCTGAGACTTAGGTTGGTGCAGGCAGGAACGGACCACTCAGTGAAAGCCCTTAGTGGAATCTTGAAAGGCAGCATACCTGATGACTGGCTTGGAACAGCCATCAGGTATATGAGTTAAATCATCGATTACTGCAGTGAAACCTGGCCAGTGTATTCGTGCAGCGAGGATGATGATTAATACAGTAAGAAATGTACCATTTGGACCCCTGAACGAGAGGGTGCAAATCATTTTAAGACCTTTTTGTTTCTGGGTGAATTACGAACAGCAAATTTTCAGTTTATAACTTCTCAAATTTTCCTTATTACAGATCATAGCAGTATAATTTCATATTTTGGTCTGTTGGTCCCATCACAATTTTAGGTGATAAGAGAAGAAAATTTGCTTATATTCTAGCCGTAGCTTGCGTACCAATAGTCAATAATACGATGCCAAAACTCGACTTCACTATAAGAAGAATTCAAGTGCGCTAATTTAAGACGCCATATCTCAACTACAGTATAAGAAGCTAGTCCCCAGTGGGAGTCTAATCAAAGAAATTGAGGATGCTAGTTAATTACCAAGGAAATTTTTACTCAATCTAAGGAATTCCTTTTCGTCAAGTTCACCAAACCAGTATTGGACGTTATAATCATCCGTAGAAAATGAGGTTAAGAGGATGCAAATGCAGGATAAAAGGAATTAGAAATGTGTCAACACTTATGAATATAATTGTGCACCTTCATAAAAGCTGAAGATGCAAAATTGTATATAATGCAAGATTAACTTTTCCCACACCAAATTTGAAAACCTTTAACATAAACAGAACAAATACCAAAATATTAAAACAACAATCTAACTCAAGTCCTAATATTGATATAGGACCAAAATAAAATTGGGGCCTCCGATATCAAGAAAACCACGTAGATGTACTTGAACAAGTTGGTCCACAATCTTTTTCCGCTATTGCCATGTCCATCTCCATTAAGATAATAAATATTTTGCCTAGAGCAACCGCTCTCAACGAATTTACTTTGGACCAATATCCTTCAGTGCACAAATCTGCTCCTCACCCATGGCAGACATGACAGACACAACAAGGTCTTTGCCCTCAGCAAATCCATCCTTGATCTGCACATTTAGCAAATTATAAATCGTTAAGCAACCTGCAACATTTTCTCGAAATAGAAGAATTAACGACCAAACATAACTCCATTATAAGTTTCTCACAATGTGCACCAACATTTATAATTTTGACTTGAGGGCACAAAAATTCCCCTTTTACTAAAAAGCCTGCTCCATAAGCTGTTAAAATTCCAAGATTCAATGAATTAAGGTCATCTCATGAACCCACCTAAGCTTCCCTAGAAGGTCaaaaaaaaagggcagcccgatgcactaagctcccgctgtgtgcggggtccggggaaggaccggaccacaagggtctattgtacgcagcttTACCTGCATTTtggcaagaggctgtttccacggctcgaacccgtgacctcctgttcacgccaaggctccccttccttCCCTAGAGGGTTAGAGGGTGCATAAT comes from the Nicotiana sylvestris chromosome 4, ASM39365v2, whole genome shotgun sequence genome and includes:
- the LOC104225818 gene encoding isopentenyl phosphate kinase isoform X3, whose amino-acid sequence is MDWSKRPGQSEPPSFVDEFSDQPVVDSESFIVVHGAGSFGHFQASKSGVHKGGLSQPLVKAGFVATRISVTSLNLEIVRALAREGIPSIGMSPFSCGWSTCQRNMTEADISMVIKAIDAGFIPVLHGDAILDTLQECTILSGDVIIRHLAAELKPEFVVFLTDVLGVYDRPPVEPGAILIQEIAVREDGSWSVVKPRLEDTSKPVEFSVAAHDTTGGMVTKITEAAMIAKLGIDVYITKAGTDHSVKALSGILKGSIPDDWLGTAIRYMS